In Mycobacterium stomatepiae, the following are encoded in one genomic region:
- a CDS encoding winged helix-turn-helix transcriptional regulator, whose product MTEKVRLEDRECPLSATLALVGDWWTLLVLHDAFDGNTRFDEFQENLGVSSSLLAGRLKRLVEAGIFERRPYQTKPVRHEYVLTELGRTLRPVIVALAAWGNSRLQPGARSMVLVDADTGVEAEPVLVDRISGRRVDGPDFVFTAGPAASKPFRDRYAGRPTPVRA is encoded by the coding sequence ATGACTGAGAAGGTCCGGCTCGAGGACCGAGAGTGCCCACTGTCGGCGACGCTAGCGTTGGTCGGGGACTGGTGGACCTTGCTGGTCCTGCACGACGCCTTCGACGGCAATACCCGCTTCGACGAGTTCCAGGAGAACCTGGGGGTGTCGTCTAGTCTGCTGGCGGGGCGGTTGAAACGACTGGTCGAGGCGGGGATCTTCGAGCGTCGTCCTTATCAGACGAAACCCGTTCGGCACGAATATGTTTTGACCGAACTCGGTCGCACATTGCGCCCAGTGATCGTCGCGCTGGCCGCCTGGGGCAACTCGCGTCTGCAACCGGGCGCACGCAGCATGGTGCTTGTCGATGCGGACACCGGGGTGGAGGCCGAACCGGTTCTGGTCGATCGCATTTCGGGACGACGGGTCGACGGCCCCGACTTCGTTTTCACCGCAGGTCCGGCGGCGAGCAAGCCATTCCGGGACCGCTACGCTGGGCGACCCACTCCGGTCCGGGCCTGA
- a CDS encoding nuclear transport factor 2 family protein, with product MNEESMPQALSDYLAAAERRDVEAVVACFSDDASVLDEGKHRTGRAEIRRWREDVDSAFEYTSTITGFTALGETDGVRRYDVFLHLEGNFPGGEVDLVNSFAIRGNRIVNLRIVPAGS from the coding sequence ATGAATGAAGAGTCGATGCCCCAAGCCCTTTCGGACTATCTGGCCGCGGCTGAGCGGCGCGACGTCGAGGCGGTGGTCGCGTGTTTCAGCGACGACGCCAGTGTCCTCGACGAGGGTAAACACCGAACCGGCCGGGCCGAGATACGGCGATGGCGCGAAGACGTGGACTCCGCCTTCGAATACACGTCAACGATCACCGGTTTCACGGCACTCGGCGAAACGGACGGTGTGCGGCGCTACGACGTGTTCCTGCACCTGGAGGGCAACTTCCCCGGCGGCGAGGTCGATCTGGTCAACAGCTTCGCCATTCGCGGCAACCGCATCGTGAACCTGCGCATCGTGCCGGCGGGATCATGA
- a CDS encoding TIGR03620 family F420-dependent LLM class oxidoreductase yields the protein MIAPLRTRLGAYGAWLHPGYGDAARTEFATEAEQLGYPTVWLGLGTASIEDLAPVEQILKSTTSIIVATAIVNMWTNDAAAIAKAYRRLNSTYGDRLLLGVGIGHPEAVSTYRTPYTTMVDYLDRLDAGGVPADGRILAALGPRALRLAADRTLGTHPYLVVPEHTREARAMLGPEVVVAPEQTVVLDPDPLAARKIARTFVSDPYLRLSNYTNNLRRYGYTDADLEGEGSDRLIDALVPHGSTRGIASSLRDHLAAGADHIGIQILTADGASPMPGYRALASTLFGS from the coding sequence ATGATCGCGCCGCTACGCACGCGCCTCGGCGCGTACGGCGCCTGGTTGCACCCTGGCTACGGCGACGCCGCACGCACCGAATTCGCAACCGAAGCAGAACAATTGGGCTACCCGACCGTCTGGCTCGGCCTGGGCACCGCCTCGATCGAAGACCTCGCCCCGGTCGAACAGATCCTAAAATCGACCACTTCGATTATCGTCGCGACCGCGATCGTAAACATGTGGACCAATGATGCCGCCGCCATCGCGAAGGCCTACCGCAGGCTCAACTCAACCTATGGTGATCGGCTCCTGCTCGGCGTTGGCATCGGTCACCCCGAAGCAGTCTCCACCTACCGCACGCCGTACACCACGATGGTCGACTATCTCGATCGACTGGATGCCGGCGGAGTCCCCGCTGACGGCCGGATCCTGGCCGCGCTGGGCCCACGCGCCCTGCGGTTGGCCGCGGACCGCACACTCGGCACCCATCCCTATCTGGTAGTGCCCGAACACACCCGGGAAGCCCGCGCGATGCTCGGGCCCGAGGTCGTCGTCGCGCCCGAGCAGACCGTGGTGCTTGATCCCGATCCGCTGGCCGCCCGAAAGATCGCTCGCACCTTCGTATCCGACCCGTATTTGCGCCTGAGTAATTACACCAACAACCTACGCCGGTACGGTTACACCGACGCCGACCTCGAGGGCGAGGGCAGCGACCGACTCATCGACGCGCTGGTTCCGCACGGCAGCACGCGGGGCATCGCATCGAGCCTGCGCGATCACCTCGCGGCCGGCGCCGACCACATCGGAATCCAGATCCTGACCGCTGACGGAGCCAGCCCGATGCCCGGCTACCGGGCGCTGGCATCGACCCTGTTCGGCTCGTGA
- a CDS encoding LysR family transcriptional regulator yields MELRHLEYFLAVADNRSFTEAAKKLHVVQSGVSATIKALERELGADLFVRGSAGVELTPAGEELRPRACETLDAARAAKDAVNATRGSVRGTVTVGILTSISVIDMPAVLSELHTRHPGVTVHLRAASAGSAGLARQLRDGDLDVAFLVFTGPPPADLNARLVAAVPLLLVVPADHPLAQQDSVPLAELEGMSFVDSPPGYGTRTVIDNAFTAAGVERTVAVEVADLGTAATYIRNGLGIGFLSWTILDEIDDFGLATLRVSDYDLEWRLFVTTSAARSTSAATRAVLALIEEIAAR; encoded by the coding sequence GTGGAGCTCCGCCATCTTGAGTACTTCCTCGCCGTCGCGGACAACCGTAGCTTCACCGAGGCGGCAAAGAAGTTGCATGTCGTCCAATCGGGCGTGTCAGCGACGATCAAGGCCCTCGAGCGTGAACTCGGCGCGGACCTATTCGTGCGGGGCTCGGCGGGCGTCGAGCTGACTCCAGCGGGAGAGGAGCTGCGGCCCCGTGCCTGCGAAACCCTCGACGCCGCCCGCGCGGCCAAAGATGCCGTCAACGCCACCCGCGGCTCGGTGCGCGGCACTGTCACGGTGGGAATCCTGACGTCGATCAGCGTGATCGACATGCCCGCGGTGCTGTCCGAACTGCACACCCGGCATCCGGGAGTGACGGTTCACCTGCGCGCCGCCAGCGCCGGATCGGCCGGACTCGCCCGCCAGCTCCGCGATGGCGATCTCGACGTCGCTTTTCTCGTCTTCACCGGGCCGCCGCCGGCCGACCTGAACGCCCGGCTGGTTGCCGCCGTTCCGCTGCTGCTGGTCGTACCCGCTGATCATCCTCTGGCCCAACAGGATTCAGTCCCACTGGCCGAGCTAGAAGGGATGTCTTTCGTCGACAGCCCACCGGGATACGGGACCCGGACGGTGATCGACAACGCGTTCACCGCCGCGGGCGTCGAACGGACCGTCGCGGTGGAGGTCGCCGACCTGGGTACGGCCGCGACCTACATCCGCAACGGCCTGGGGATCGGGTTTCTGAGCTGGACGATCCTCGACGAGATCGACGACTTCGGCCTGGCCACACTGCGCGTCAGCGACTACGACCTGGAATGGCGATTGTTCGTCACCACATCCGCGGCCCGGTCGACCAGCGCGGCCACCCGCGCGGTGCTCGCATTGATCGAGGAGATCGCCGCGCGCTGA
- a CDS encoding aldehyde dehydrogenase family protein: MTRTRTRWSSPSTDDQFVVENPATGRTITVVQGAGPNEVDQAVRKAHAAHLRWKQRPARERGAYLREIAKIIRAHTDELAMLESREMGKPIIQARQFDLEAAISIFEFFASIVEAIPNKTRDHDTVLDVTTLEPYGVIAAIVPFNWPPIHTAGKIAPAIAVGNAVVLKPPEQTPSVVLRMVELIQSVLPDRVVHAVPGKGEVGAALAGHRLVGKVSFTGSPRTGSAVMRNAACSLTPTLMELGGKNPLIVFDDANMHEALMAAIDGGFFNQGEACTASSRILVQDKIYDEFAAKLCKAVTKLKVGDGADPTTDVGPLVTRAQQKQVLDYLKLGVAEGARIAAQAPLPDDPRLADGFYVSPTVLTDVTPRMRVAREEIFGPVVTLIPFSEEGEAVRIANSTPFGLVAAVFTQDGDRALRVSRQIRAGAVFVNNYVRIAIGTGFGGVGHSGFGREHAEETLSEYGYTKTIRWAAKRDELPYWTAANRVLES, translated from the coding sequence CTGACTCGGACCAGAACGCGCTGGTCGTCTCCCTCCACCGACGATCAGTTCGTCGTCGAGAACCCCGCAACGGGCCGGACCATCACCGTGGTCCAGGGAGCCGGACCCAACGAGGTCGACCAGGCGGTCCGCAAAGCCCACGCCGCACACCTGCGCTGGAAGCAGCGCCCAGCCCGCGAGCGCGGCGCCTACCTGCGCGAGATCGCCAAAATCATCCGTGCCCACACGGACGAACTCGCGATGCTCGAGTCACGGGAAATGGGCAAGCCGATCATCCAGGCGCGCCAGTTCGACCTCGAAGCGGCGATCTCCATCTTCGAATTCTTCGCCAGCATTGTGGAAGCCATACCGAACAAGACGCGCGACCACGACACGGTTCTCGACGTCACCACGCTGGAGCCGTACGGAGTGATCGCGGCCATCGTCCCCTTCAACTGGCCGCCCATCCACACTGCCGGCAAGATCGCTCCAGCAATCGCCGTCGGTAACGCCGTCGTGTTGAAGCCACCGGAGCAGACGCCCTCGGTCGTGTTGCGGATGGTGGAACTGATCCAGTCGGTGCTGCCGGACCGCGTAGTGCACGCCGTGCCGGGCAAGGGCGAGGTGGGTGCCGCGCTCGCCGGACACCGACTGGTGGGCAAGGTCTCTTTCACCGGGTCACCCCGGACGGGTTCCGCGGTGATGCGCAATGCCGCCTGCAGCCTAACCCCCACCCTGATGGAGCTCGGCGGAAAGAACCCGTTGATCGTCTTCGACGACGCCAACATGCACGAGGCGCTGATGGCCGCCATCGATGGTGGCTTCTTCAACCAAGGCGAAGCGTGCACCGCTTCCTCGCGAATCCTGGTGCAGGACAAGATCTATGACGAGTTCGCCGCGAAGCTGTGCAAAGCGGTGACCAAGCTGAAGGTGGGTGACGGCGCCGACCCCACGACCGACGTCGGGCCGCTGGTCACCCGTGCGCAGCAGAAGCAGGTGCTGGACTACCTCAAGCTCGGTGTGGCCGAAGGCGCACGCATCGCCGCCCAGGCGCCGCTGCCCGACGACCCGCGCCTGGCCGACGGCTTCTACGTATCACCGACGGTGCTGACCGACGTGACTCCGCGGATGCGGGTCGCGCGGGAAGAGATCTTCGGACCGGTCGTCACCCTGATTCCCTTCAGCGAAGAGGGTGAGGCGGTACGGATCGCCAATAGCACCCCCTTCGGACTGGTTGCGGCGGTGTTCACCCAGGATGGCGACCGCGCGTTGCGGGTGAGCCGGCAGATCCGGGCCGGCGCCGTCTTCGTCAACAACTATGTCCGGATCGCCATCGGCACCGGCTTCGGCGGGGTCGGTCACAGCGGGTTCGGGCGCGAACATGCCGAGGAGACCCTGTCGGAATACGGGTACACCAAGACGATTCGCTGGGCCGCCAAGCGCGACGAACTTCCCTACTGGACCGCCGCCAACCGCGTGTTGGAGAGCTAA
- a CDS encoding amidohydrolase family protein codes for MRTIALEEHYATMGFLRGPGSWLASRAGVIEPIADLGDSRIAAMDEAGIDLAVLSLAAPGVEQLESPKAIALARECNDELAAAIARYPERLAGFACVPISAPDAAADELDRALRKLGFLGAVINGHSQGRYLDDPYFEPVLDRAAALNAPIYLHPTIPPAGVIESSYAGFSPEVTFAFATVGWGWHINTATHVLRLILGGVFDRYPDLQIIIGHMGEATSFMLPRFDATLKPELTGLKHPVSTYLRRNVHYTFANFNDEATYANLVANVGIDRVAFSADYPFGSMKIARAFLDKLPLTDDERARISHRNAEKLLGL; via the coding sequence GTGCGGACCATCGCACTCGAAGAGCATTACGCCACAATGGGTTTCCTGCGCGGGCCGGGTAGCTGGCTGGCGTCGCGCGCGGGCGTGATCGAACCGATCGCCGATCTGGGCGACAGCCGTATCGCGGCCATGGACGAGGCGGGAATCGATCTGGCGGTGCTGTCGCTGGCCGCGCCCGGCGTCGAGCAGCTGGAGAGCCCGAAAGCCATTGCGCTGGCGCGCGAATGCAACGACGAACTCGCAGCGGCGATCGCCCGATATCCGGAGCGGTTGGCGGGATTCGCGTGCGTGCCGATCAGTGCGCCGGACGCGGCGGCCGACGAACTGGATCGGGCGTTGCGCAAGCTCGGCTTTCTCGGCGCGGTGATCAACGGGCACAGTCAAGGTCGCTATCTGGACGACCCTTATTTCGAGCCGGTTCTCGATCGGGCGGCGGCGCTCAACGCGCCGATCTACCTGCATCCGACGATTCCGCCGGCCGGCGTCATCGAGTCCAGCTACGCGGGATTCTCCCCCGAAGTCACGTTCGCCTTCGCCACTGTGGGGTGGGGCTGGCACATCAACACCGCCACCCACGTGCTGCGACTGATTCTCGGTGGCGTGTTCGACCGCTACCCCGACTTGCAGATCATCATCGGGCACATGGGCGAGGCGACGTCGTTCATGCTGCCGCGATTCGACGCCACGCTGAAGCCGGAACTGACCGGGCTCAAACACCCCGTCAGCACCTACCTACGGCGCAATGTGCACTACACCTTCGCCAACTTCAACGACGAAGCGACCTACGCAAACCTGGTCGCCAACGTCGGCATTGACCGCGTGGCCTTTTCGGCCGACTACCCGTTCGGGTCGATGAAGATCGCCCGCGCCTTCCTGGACAAGCTCCCGCTGACCGACGACGAGCGGGCCCGCATCAGCCACCGCAACGCGGAGAAGCTGCTGGGGCTGTGA
- a CDS encoding nucleotidyltransferase family protein, with product MRLPDSPRHVGVLLAAGAGRRYGKPKVLVEGWLEIATGALRDGGCTDVVLVLGAADVAAPAGVTAVTAPLWYQGLSESVRAGLAEADRLRADDAVLHVIDTPDVGADVVARVLGRVTGSGLARAYFGDRPGHPVVIARRHWPDVLARISGDQGAGSYLRGRHDVEIVDCSDLAGGQDVDEPG from the coding sequence GTGCGGTTACCCGATTCGCCCCGCCACGTCGGAGTCTTGCTCGCCGCGGGCGCCGGGCGACGCTACGGCAAGCCAAAAGTCTTGGTGGAAGGCTGGCTTGAGATTGCGACCGGCGCGCTGCGCGACGGGGGCTGTACCGACGTCGTCCTGGTGTTGGGTGCCGCCGACGTCGCGGCACCGGCCGGCGTCACGGCGGTCACCGCGCCGCTCTGGTATCAGGGCCTCAGCGAGTCGGTACGCGCCGGCCTGGCCGAGGCCGACCGACTGCGCGCCGACGATGCCGTGTTGCACGTGATCGACACGCCCGACGTGGGCGCTGACGTCGTCGCACGGGTGCTTGGCCGTGTAACCGGAAGTGGTTTGGCGCGTGCATATTTCGGGGATCGTCCCGGGCATCCGGTGGTCATTGCGCGCCGGCACTGGCCCGATGTGCTGGCCCGGATATCCGGAGACCAAGGCGCCGGGTCGTATCTGCGGGGCCGCCACGACGTCGAGATCGTCGACTGCAGCGACCTTGCCGGCGGTCAGGACGTCGACGAGCCCGGCTAG